The genomic DNA TAGGAAACGATTTAACACAAAACTACTATCAAATAGAAGTGCCATTACAGGTGTCTACTGGTTTAACATCAGAAGCTTTATGGCCTGCAGCTAATGAGATAAATTTAAATTTAGAAGTCCTTCAAAAAATAAAATCACTAGGTATATCTAATATGTCGCTTTCCAACACATCTGCTACATATTACGATGTAGTAAATGGAGAACCAGTTGCGTTACCATCTGGAGTTTCAGAATTTGAAGGCTATGTAACAGGTCAACACCGTGTGGCAATTAAAGGTAACCCTAATTTTGGTGCAGTAAGAACATTAATGGTAGGTATAAAAAATGCTAGAGGATTTGACGTTTGTGGAGAAGTTTGGTTTAATGAGCTACGTTTATCCGGTTTAGATAACGAAGGTGGTTGGGCTGCAATTATGAGTGTAGATACTAATCTGGCCGATTTTATGAATGTTAGTGCAACAGGAAGAATGAGTACTGCAGGATTTGGTTCTGTAGATCAAGGTCCACAAGAAAGAAGCCGTGAAGATGTAAAACAATATGATGTTGTGACCAATGTAAATGTTGGTCAATTATTACCTAAAAAATGGGGATTACAAATTCCTTTTAATTATGGGCAATCTGAAGAGTTAATTACACCAGAGTACGACCAACAATACAAAGATATTAAGCTTCAAACACGTTTAGATGCAGCCGAGACTAATGAAGAAAGAGAAACCATTAAAGAACAATCTGAAGATTTTACTAAACGACAAAGTATTAATTTTATTGGTGTTAGAAAGGTTAGGACAGGAGATTCTAAACCAAGATTTTACGATGTAGAAAACCTAACACTTAACTATTCTTTTAACAAAGTAGATCATAGAGATTTTGAAATAGAAAGATCTGTCGATAAATTAGTAAGAACAGGTGTTAACTATGCTTATAATTTCGAACCTAAAGTTATAGAACCATTTAAAGCTAATGATTCTTTATTTACAAATAAATATTGGAAAATCTTAAAAGATTTTAATATTAACCTATTGCCTACTAGCTTAACGGTAAATACCGATTATAATAGGCAGTTTAATAGACAGCGATTTAGAGAAGTAGAGTTAGGAGGAGATAATATAGGTCTAGAAGAATTATTTAGAAGGAACTATACATTCGATTTTCAAACAAATATTAATTGGAGTTTAACCAAAGCATTATCATTTAATTTTGCATTAGCAAATAATAATATTGTTAGAAATTATTTTAAAGATAATATTATAAATGGAGAGCAAGACGGAACATTGGACGTTTGGGATGGGTTTTTTGATATAGGAGATCCAAATAGACGTTCTCAATTAATTGGAGTTAACTATGAAATTCCTTTAAATAAAATACCAGCTTTAAGCTTCTTAAAAGCATCATACGCATACTCAGGTCAATTTCAATGGCAAAAAGGTTCAGACTTATATGGAAATCTACCTATAGACACTTATGATGATCAAGGTAATGTTATCGCTACAAATACATACGATCTAGGAAATACCATTTCTAATGGTAATTCTCATAACATAAATTCAACATTAGACATGAATAAGCTATACAAATATTTAGGTATAGCTAAAAAAAGAAATACAAGGTCTAATGGTAAAGTAAGTAGAGTAAAACGAGGTACACCACCAGGATCAAATAATAATAAATCTGCGCAACAACCAAAAAAGAAAAGAAACGGTTTAGCAAATTTTGGTATAGGAATTCTAACGAGTGTTAAGAGAATTCAAGCTAATTATTCAGAAAATAACGGAACTTATTTGCCTGGATATTTAGATACACCAGGATTTATTGGTACATCTAAACCAACATTAGGTTACACCTTTGGTAGTCAAAGCGATGTTAGACAAAGAGCAGCAAGAAATGGATGGTTAACGGCATTCCCAGATTTTAACGAACAATACACCAAAACACAAACAAGACAATTAGATTTATCGGCAAACCTAGAACCAATTAATGATTTAAAAATAGATTTAGTAGGGTTTAGAACCTATGCAGAAAATTATGCCGAAAACTATAGAGTTGAAAATAACGAGTACATTTCTTTAACTCCAAATACGTTTGGAAATTTTAGAATTTCATCTTTTACATTACCAACAGCATTTGGAAAAAGTGATGAAAATCAATCTCAGGCTTTTGATGATTTTAGAGAAAACAGACTTGTAATAGCTCAGCGTTTGGCACAAGAAAGAGGTATAGATATTAATGACCCTAATAATTTAGATGCAGAAGGTTACCCATTAGGATTTAGTAAAACAAGCCAAGCAGTATTGTTGCCAGCCTTTGTAAGCGCATATACAGGACAACAAGCAAACAAAACAAAATTAGGAGCTTTACGTAATATACCAATACCAAACTGGGATATTAAATATACAGGATTAATGAAGTTAGGTTGGTTTAAAAAACGCTTTAAACGTTTCTCTTTATCTCATGGCTACAGGTCAGACTATAGTGTAGGTCAGTTTAGAACTAATTTAGATTATAATGATATAGATTATAATTTAGCCTACCAGTCACAGCCTACCGAATCTTTAGATCAAGCAGGAAATTACAAAAATGAAGAAATATACAGTAACGTAAATTTAACCGAGTTATTTAGCCCGTTAATTAGAGTTGATATGGAGATGAAAAACTCTGTAAAAATTTTAGCCGAAATTAGAAAAGACAGATTATTATCTTTAAGTTTCGATAATAATTTGATGACAGAAATACAAGGTAAAGAGTACACCTTAGGTTTGGGATATAGATTTAAAGATGTAAGAATAAAATCAAAGTTAGCAGGCCCAAAACAATCTATAGTTAGTGACTTGGTAATGGAAGCAAATCTATCCCTAAGAGATAATAAAACAATAATTAGATATTTAGATTTAGAGAATAACCAAATAACCAATGGTCAAACCATTTATGGTTTAAAATACAATGCTAACTATTCTTTTAGTAAAAACCTAACAGGTATTTTTTACTTCGATTATACATTTTCAGAATATGCAATTTCAACAGCATTCCCACAAACAACAATACGTTCAGGAATTACTTTAAGATATAATTTTGGTAACTAAAATTTCTGTTTGAAAACCCATACCTTTTAAATACATTTGTAAAAAATAAAAAACAACACAATGAATATTCCAGCAGAATTAAAATATACAAAAGATCACGAATGGGTAAAAATTGATGGCGACATTGTAACCGTTGGTATTACAGATTTCGCGCAAAGCGAATTAGGAGATATTGTATATGTAGAAGTAGAAACATTAGATGAAACTTTAGATGTAGAAGAAGTTTTTGGAACTGTTGAAGCAGTAAAAACAGTTTCAGATTTATTTTTACCTGTATCTGGTGAAATTATAGAGTTTAACGAGTTGTTAGAAGACGAACCAGAAAAAGTAAATTCAGATCCTTACGGAGAAGGTTGGATGGTTAAAATTAAATGTACAAACACATCAGAGTTTGATAATCTTTTATCAGCAGACGATTACAAAGCTATTATTGGTGCTTAAAAAGTATAGCCTAATAATAAGTATAGTTTACAGTTTATTATTAGCAGCTTTAAGCCTATTAAAAATTAATGCAGCCACTGCAGAGCTACCAACAAATTCAGATAAAATATTCCATACAATAGCATATTTTATTTTTACTGTATTATGGTATTTTGCACTTAGAACACACGGCATATTAAAAGCAAAGTCAATAATCTTTGCTTTTTTAAGCTCTGCGTTGTTTGGTATACTAATAGAAATATTACAAGGAACATTAACAGAAAATAGACAAAGTGATGTTAACGACATCATTGCGAATATAATAGGCACGCTTATTGCAGTCATTTTAATAATGAGTAAAAAAAGTAAAATTAAAAAACAATAATACTTTGCTTTTTTGAGAAATAAATAGTTATTTTAGCAGTCAGGACAAACAATTTTTAAATATATGGAACCTAAAAAGAACCCAAAATCAAACGTAGGGAGAAATAGTTCTCTTTATTTTGCAGTTGGTATGGTGCTTATGTTATCGTTAACATATTTCGCTATCAACTACAAAACGTATGATGACAGAGTTGTAGAGCAAACCGCACTAGATGTGGATGAAGAATTGGATGAAGAAATTCCAATTACAAATCAAGCGCCGCCACCGCCGCCACCGCCGCCGCCACCGCCACCAGCACCAGAAGTTATTGATGTTGTTGAAGATGAAGTGGAAATAGAAGAAACAGTAATTGAATCTACAGAAACAACTCAAGAAGAAGAAATTGTTGAAGTTGAAGAAGTAGAAGTAGAAGAAATAGAAGAAGATGTAGAAGTTTCTTTCGCAGTTATTGAAAACGTTCCAATTTTTCCTGGATGTGAAAAAGGAAGTAACGCAGAAAAGAAAAAATGTATGTCTACTAAAATCAACAAATTAGTTGGTAGAAAATTTGATACCGAGTTAGGTAGTGAATTAGGATTAAGTGGAAGACAAAAAATTAATGTGTTCTTTACTATTGATAAAACAGGAAACATTACTAATGTAAGAACTCGTGCGCCACACCCACAATTAGAAAAAGAAGCTAAGCGTGTAGTTGGTTTAATACCACAAATGAAACCAGGTAAGCAAAGAGGAAAGCCAGTAAAAGTAACATTCTTTTTACCAATAACATTTAACGTTCAAGACTAAAAAAACAGTCCTTTTTAAAGTATATATAAAATCCCGTTACAATTAAGTAACGGGATTTTTGTTTTTGGTACGCTTATTGTGATTTTATCAAAACATTAACATATAAACTTTAATTATTATGAACAAATTAAACAAGAGTCAAAAAATCGTTCGCCAAAACGATAAGACTTTAAAAAAATCTCAAAAGCATGAAGTAAACCTTCAAAAAAACTCTACGCTTTATTTTCAAATTGGTTTAATACTATGCTTGTTAGCAAGCTATGCAGCTTTAGAAGCTAATTTTGCTATAACAAATGAAAGCTATGTATATAATGAACCGTTAGATGATGAGTTGTACGATATGGTTCCTGAAAGTTTTGTAATTGAGAAAAAAGTAGAAGAAAAAAAACAACCAGTATTTAAAAAACCAAAAGAACCAAGACAATTTGAAGTTGTTGATAACGATACAAAAATTGAAAAAGCTGTTGAAGAGATTGTAACTATAGAGCAACCTACTAAACCAACAAAAGTAATTGATCCGGATAGTTTAAAACCAGATGATGATCCTAGAGAAGACGAAACTTATTCTATTTTAGCTGTTCAAAAAGTACCTGTTTACCCAGGTTGTGAAAGAGCAAAAAACAATACAGAACGAAGAGCATGTATGTCTCAAAAATTAGGTAAACTAATACAAAGAAAATTTGATACAGGACTAGGAAGTGATTTAGGCCTTAACGGAAGACAAAAAATTTATGTGAATTTCAAAATTAATAAGCAAGGTAACGTAGAGATTCAAAAAATTAGAAGTCCACATCAAAAATTAGATAAAGAAGCAAAAAGGGTAGTAAGTAAAATACCAAAAATGCAACCTGGAAAAAATAATGATAGAGCAGTTGAGGTATCATATAATCTTCCAATTATTTTTGATGTTAAAAATTAATATTTAAATATAAAATATTAAAATCCCACTCTATAGTGGGATTTTTTATTTCTAGCTTCTTCAAAAGGAGAAAAATAAAAAACTGTATCTTTCGAAAAAAAATTAACCTTTATTAATGTCATGAAGCATTGCTTTTACATTTTATTTTTCTGTATATCAAATCTTCTTATAGCACAAGACATCACAAATGAAATGCCACCTGTTTTTGCTGAATGTGAATCTAAAACTTTTGAGAGTTTGCAAAAGTGTTTTGATAATGAAGTATTTAATATATTATATAGTAATTATAAAGTACCAGAAAGTTTAGTTAAAGATGGTTATAAGGGAGAAGTAGTAATTCTTTTTGAAGTTGATACATCAGGTGTATTTAGAGTTATGTATGTTGATGCTATAAATAAAGCACTTAAAACCGAAGCAAAGCGAGTAGTAAAATTGTTTCCAAAAATTAAACCCGCAACGTATAATGGTAATCCTACTTATAAGCAATACTCAATAGCTTTAAAAGTACCTTTAAAAAATCAAACTATAACAACTCAAGATTTAGCTAATAAAGAAAATGTTAATGAGCTAACAGCATTAGAGCTAAAAGCAAAAGCAGAGTTTGATAGTGTAAAAGCTACTATAGTACCATATACCAATAAAGCATTTAAAAGTCAATTAAATATACCGTTTACACATGCAGATTATTCACGGTTTGATAGAGCAATAAATTTAATAGGAACAAATAGTCATACAGCAGCAAAACCTTTTGTTTATAACGATGTGTCAAATTACCATGATTTTGAAGCTGAAAAAATTGCACTATTAAAAGAAAAAACCTCTTGGACAGGAAGAAAATTATGGAACGAACATTTGGCAAGAGTACAAAGCGAAGATTATTGGTTTGTTATAGATCCAATATTTGATTTAGAATTAGGAAAAGATACCGATGCAGATTTTGGAACCACTTATAATAATACACGAGGAGTGAATATACAAGGAGGTTTGGGAGATAACTTTAGTTTCTCTGCACAAGTTTACGAAAGTCAAGGTCGTTTTCCTCAATATTATAATAATTATGCAGAGAGTTTAGCACCAGCAGATAACTCTCCAGCTGTAATCCCTGGACGAGGTATAGCTAAAAGATTTAAAACAGATGCTTACGATTATCCAGTAGCTGAAGCATATTTAAGTTATACACCAGCAAAATTTATAAATATCCAGTTGGGTCATGGTAAAAATTTTATTGGAGACGGTTACCGTTCTTTATTACAAAGTGATGTAGCAAGTCCTTATCCTTTTTTTAAATTAAATACTAAATTTTGGAAAATAAAATACACTAATACCTATACCTTTTTAAAAGATGTTAGACCAGAAGTTTTAGGAGAAGATGGTGCTTTTTTATCTAAATACATTGCAAATCATTATTTAAGCTGGAATGTAAACAAACGATTAAATATTGGTTTTTTTGAGTCTGTAATATGGGCTAATACAAACGATAGAGGATTTGATTTTAGTTATTTAAACCCTATAATTTTTTATCGTTCAATAGAGTTTTCAACTGGTCAAGATGCAGGAAATGCTATAATTGGTTTTTCAGGTAAATATAAATGGAGTGATAATTTTAATATGTATAGCCAATTTATAATAGATGAATTTTCTTTAAGTGATGTTAAAGCCGGAAACAAAAGTTGGAAAAATAAATTTGGATATCAAATTGGTGCTAAATATTACAATGCTTTTAAAGTTAAAAATTTAAATCTACAATTAGAATATAATCAAGTTAGGCCATATGTGTACTCACATAATACAATTAGATTAAATTATGCACATAATAACCAACCTATGGCGCATCTTTGGGGATCAAACTTTAGAGAGTTAGTAGCAATAGGGCGATATAGAAAAGGGAGATGGTTTGGAGAAGCGAAATTTATAATTGGAGAGCGCGGTTTTGATTTTAATAATGATACCAATAACTTTAATTATGGAGGAGATATATTTAGAGATGAGCGCGATCGACCTTTTGATACAGGAGTAGAAATAGGTCAAGGATTAAATATAACTTCAATAAATGCAAGTATTCAAGGTGGTTATTTAGTGAATCCAGCTTCAAATCTAAAATTATTTGCAAACATAAATTATAGAAATTTTAATCCGGAGGCAACCGGAGAAGAATCATTAAAAAACAGTTCGGTATGGTTTAATTTAGGATTACGAACAGATTTGTTTAATTGGTATTTTGATTATTAAAAAATATAAGTGACTTTTTAATTCTAATTGCAAATAAAAACCTTAATGTTTATTACAATAAATCTACTTTTACAACGTATCTTTGCCAAAGCAAAAAAAACAGCTTAAACTTTAATATAGTTTTGAGTAAAACTTCAGCAAAAGTAATAGAACATACTTGGGTTTCAGATTTCAAAGAAATCACTAAAATGCGTTTAGCATTAAGTGTTGTGTTTTCTTCAATTGCTGGTTATTTACTAGGTGTAGAAACTGTAAATTTCACAACATTATTTTTGTTAGCTTTTGGTGGGTATTTTATGGTAGGTGCATCTAATGCTTTTAACCAAATTATAGAAAAAGATCTTGATGCTTTGATGGATCGAACTAAAAACCGACCTATACCTGCAGGTCGAATGACAGTGAAGACAGCGTTTATTATTGCTACTATTTTTACAATTTTAGGTATTACAATATTATATACAATAAACCCACAAACAGCAATGTTTGGGGCTATATCTATATTTTTATATACTTGTGTTTATACACCACTTAAAACCAAAACACCTTTAGCCGTTTTTGTAGGTGCTATACCAGGAGCGATTCCTTTTATGTTAGGTTGGGTAGCTGCAACTAACGATTTTGGTATTGAGCCAGGAGTATTATTTGCTCTCCAGTTTTTTTGGCAATTCCCACATTTTTGGGCAATAGGATGGTTTTTATATAACGATTATAAAAAAGGAGGTTTCTTTATGTTGCCAACTGGTAAACAAGATAGAGGTACAGCAGTACAAACTATAACATATACAATTTGGACTATTTTGGTTTCTATTGTGCCGGTTTTTGGAGTAACTGGCCAATTAAAATTATCAATAGTTTCTGCCGTAATTGTATTTGGAGCAGGAGTATTTATGCTGTATTATGCAATTTTATTATTTAAAAAAATGACAGAAAAAGCAGCAAAACAATTAATGCTGGCTAGTGTTTCATATATAACATTTATTCAAATAGTATACGTTTTAGATAAATTTATTAGATAATTATGGATTTAACCCAAGGCTCTTTAGAAGAGAAAAATGAACGTGCAAAAAAAATGATGCTATGGTTTGGCCTTATTTCTTTATTCATGTCATTTGCAGGATTAACAAGTGCCGTTATAATTA from Lacinutrix sp. 5H-3-7-4 includes the following:
- the gcvH gene encoding glycine cleavage system protein GcvH → MNIPAELKYTKDHEWVKIDGDIVTVGITDFAQSELGDIVYVEVETLDETLDVEEVFGTVEAVKTVSDLFLPVSGEIIEFNELLEDEPEKVNSDPYGEGWMVKIKCTNTSEFDNLLSADDYKAIIGA
- a CDS encoding VanZ family protein, encoding MLKKYSLIISIVYSLLLAALSLLKINAATAELPTNSDKIFHTIAYFIFTVLWYFALRTHGILKAKSIIFAFLSSALFGILIEILQGTLTENRQSDVNDIIANIIGTLIAVILIMSKKSKIKKQ
- a CDS encoding energy transducer TonB, which encodes MEPKKNPKSNVGRNSSLYFAVGMVLMLSLTYFAINYKTYDDRVVEQTALDVDEELDEEIPITNQAPPPPPPPPPPPPAPEVIDVVEDEVEIEETVIESTETTQEEEIVEVEEVEVEEIEEDVEVSFAVIENVPIFPGCEKGSNAEKKKCMSTKINKLVGRKFDTELGSELGLSGRQKINVFFTIDKTGNITNVRTRAPHPQLEKEAKRVVGLIPQMKPGKQRGKPVKVTFFLPITFNVQD
- a CDS encoding energy transducer TonB, which gives rise to MNKLNKSQKIVRQNDKTLKKSQKHEVNLQKNSTLYFQIGLILCLLASYAALEANFAITNESYVYNEPLDDELYDMVPESFVIEKKVEEKKQPVFKKPKEPRQFEVVDNDTKIEKAVEEIVTIEQPTKPTKVIDPDSLKPDDDPREDETYSILAVQKVPVYPGCERAKNNTERRACMSQKLGKLIQRKFDTGLGSDLGLNGRQKIYVNFKINKQGNVEIQKIRSPHQKLDKEAKRVVSKIPKMQPGKNNDRAVEVSYNLPIIFDVKN
- a CDS encoding energy transducer TonB translates to MKHCFYILFFCISNLLIAQDITNEMPPVFAECESKTFESLQKCFDNEVFNILYSNYKVPESLVKDGYKGEVVILFEVDTSGVFRVMYVDAINKALKTEAKRVVKLFPKIKPATYNGNPTYKQYSIALKVPLKNQTITTQDLANKENVNELTALELKAKAEFDSVKATIVPYTNKAFKSQLNIPFTHADYSRFDRAINLIGTNSHTAAKPFVYNDVSNYHDFEAEKIALLKEKTSWTGRKLWNEHLARVQSEDYWFVIDPIFDLELGKDTDADFGTTYNNTRGVNIQGGLGDNFSFSAQVYESQGRFPQYYNNYAESLAPADNSPAVIPGRGIAKRFKTDAYDYPVAEAYLSYTPAKFINIQLGHGKNFIGDGYRSLLQSDVASPYPFFKLNTKFWKIKYTNTYTFLKDVRPEVLGEDGAFLSKYIANHYLSWNVNKRLNIGFFESVIWANTNDRGFDFSYLNPIIFYRSIEFSTGQDAGNAIIGFSGKYKWSDNFNMYSQFIIDEFSLSDVKAGNKSWKNKFGYQIGAKYYNAFKVKNLNLQLEYNQVRPYVYSHNTIRLNYAHNNQPMAHLWGSNFRELVAIGRYRKGRWFGEAKFIIGERGFDFNNDTNNFNYGGDIFRDERDRPFDTGVEIGQGLNITSINASIQGGYLVNPASNLKLFANINYRNFNPEATGEESLKNSSVWFNLGLRTDLFNWYFDY
- the cyoE gene encoding heme o synthase, which translates into the protein MSKTSAKVIEHTWVSDFKEITKMRLALSVVFSSIAGYLLGVETVNFTTLFLLAFGGYFMVGASNAFNQIIEKDLDALMDRTKNRPIPAGRMTVKTAFIIATIFTILGITILYTINPQTAMFGAISIFLYTCVYTPLKTKTPLAVFVGAIPGAIPFMLGWVAATNDFGIEPGVLFALQFFWQFPHFWAIGWFLYNDYKKGGFFMLPTGKQDRGTAVQTITYTIWTILVSIVPVFGVTGQLKLSIVSAVIVFGAGVFMLYYAILLFKKMTEKAAKQLMLASVSYITFIQIVYVLDKFIR